In Rhineura floridana isolate rRhiFlo1 chromosome 6, rRhiFlo1.hap2, whole genome shotgun sequence, one genomic interval encodes:
- the HPDL gene encoding 4-hydroxyphenylpyruvate dioxygenase-like protein yields the protein MPPLLNRICHIGFHVAEGQQLASNLMHQFGFELFATRMAGWSRQLAFRRGNAVFLVNERLKPGGREVSPVSSSGFCKNKGILYDVDLQPSVGTASNICFEAEDVPGISQSLEERGCQILITPTAVGDESGYVTYSVVGSIVGNVSHTLLDRSQYCGPFLPGFHVVEGASKKFQAGGQITHFDHITYACPQGSSQAVLDWYKNCLGFQRFLIHQQDDVADGYTIQGSGVGLRLTAMRYSGSGLTLLDQDCKIVLAESLSEQKNNQVDTFLEQHGGSGIQHVALYTTDIIGTAAAMAKSGAIFFKPPLAYYSEKSKEQEIRRVGQDLQLLKDHGILLDAEAGGNSGPGLHGKQYLMQIFTKPLFTEETFFLELIERCGGTGFGEGNIRALWQSVQNYMDQHA from the coding sequence ATGCCGCCTCTTCTGAACCGGATATGCCACATTGGGTTCCATGTCGCTGAGGGGCAGCAGTTGGCCAGCAACCTGATGCACCAGTTTGGGTTTGAGCTATTTGCTACACGGATGGCAGGATGGAGCAGGCAGCTGGCCTTCCGAAGAGGGAATGCAGTTTTCCTTGTCAATGAAAGGCTGAAGCCTGGGGGGAGAGAAGTTTCACCTGTGTCATCTTCAGGCTTTTGCAAAAATAAAGGGATCCTATATGATGTGGATCTACAGCCTTCAGTTGGTACGGCCTCCAACATTTGCTTTGAGGCAGAGGATGTACCTGGCATCTCCCAGAGTCTAGAGGAACGAGGATGCCAGATCCTTATCACACCCACTGCAGTGGGAGATGAAAGTGGCTATGTCACTTATTCAGTGGTGGGATCCATCGTAGGCAACGTCAGCCACACACTACTTGACCGATCACAGTACTGTGGACCATTCCTGCCTGGTTTCCATGTTGTGGAGGGTGCCTCCAAGAAATTCCAGGCAGGCGGGCAGATCACACATTTTGACCATATCACCTATGCTTGCCCCCAAGGTAGTTCACAAGCTGTACTGGATTGGTACAAGAACTGTTTGGGATTCCAGCGCTTCCTCATCCATCAGCAAGACGATGTTGCTGATGGCTACACAATCCAGGGCTCTGGTGTAGGCCTTCGTCTTACTGCCATGCGGTACAGCGGGAGTGGTTTGACTTTGCTTGATCAGGACTGTAAAATTGTTCTGGCTGAGTCACTGTCAGAGCAAAAGAATAACCAGGTTGATACTTTTTTAGAACAGCATGGTGGATCTGGCATCCAACATGTAGCACTCTACACCACAGATATTATAGGTACTGCTGCAGCCATGGCAAAGTCTGGTGCAATTTTTTTCAAACCACCTTTAGCATACTATAGTGAGAAAAGCAAGGAGCAGGAGATAAGACGAGTTGGGCAGGATCTTCAGCTGCTGAAGGACCATGGCATCCTCCTGGATGCTGAGGCAGGAGGCAACAGTGGCCCTGGACTTCATGGGAAACAATACCTGATGCAGATCTTCACCAAGCCTCTCTTTACGGAGGAGACTTTCTTCCTGGAGCTTATTGAGCGATGTGGGGGGACAGGTTTTGGTGAGGGAAACATCCGTGCCCTCTGGCAATCTGTACAAAACTACATGGACCAGCATGCTTGA